The Triticum aestivum cultivar Chinese Spring chromosome 3A, IWGSC CS RefSeq v2.1, whole genome shotgun sequence genome includes a region encoding these proteins:
- the LOC123060561 gene encoding receptor-like protein kinase HERK 1 gives MAATARLRRARPRGVLGLVSALLVCGAAAYAPEDNYLVSCGSSLDTPVGRRLFLADDGGSGSGAVTLTSPRSAAVKASPDLVSGFRDAALYQNARVFSAPSSYSFAIRRRGRHFLRLHFFPFVYRSYDLAAAARAFKVSTQDAVLLEDGVPAPEPGNASTSSSPQPARVEFLLDVARDTLVVSFVPLVDGGIAFVNAVEVVSAPDGLVADAAESSTGRPEPIPAALPLQTAYRLNVGGPAVAPDDDALWREWTTDLRFLSHSVADAVTREVRYNGTPNRLPGQATATDAPDVVYATARELVINSSSFDGQKQMAWQFDVDASSSYFIRFHFCDIVGKAPHQLHINAYVDDASHATVLTDLDLAAVGDGALAFPYYKDFVLPASEASGKLAVHVGPLANKIVMPAAILNGIEIMKMHLSAGSVVVVEPAAGAAKSRFAVLLGSVCGPLAFVSIAVALAIVLRKKRKKEGEEEEESDKKQPTPTQSQSSTPWMPLLGRLSVRGAIASGSSSFTTAGNTPGTSPRAAAAVMPSYRFPLAVLQDATRNFDDSLIIGEGGFGKVYGAVLQDGTKVAVKRASPESRQGAREFRTEIELLSGLRHRHLVSLVGYCDEREEMILLYEYMEHGSLRSRLYGRGGAAPLSWAQRLEACAGAARGLLYLHTAVDKPVIHRDVKSSNILLDGDLTGKVADFGLSKAGPVLDETHVSTAVKGSFGYVDPEYCRTRQLTAKSDVYSLGVVLLEAVCARPVVDPRLPKPMSNLVEWGLHWQGRGELEKIVDRRIAAAARPAALRKYGETVARCLAERGADRPAMEDVVWNLQFVMRLQEGDGLDFSDVSSLNMVTELTPPPRRQRSAVDSDGLALSDVSSLNMVTELTPPQTGSVEGDGVADDDFTDASMRGTFWQMVNVRSR, from the coding sequence ATGGCCGcgacggcgaggctccggcgagctCGACCTCGCGGCGTGCTCGGGCTCGTGTCGGCGCTGCTCGTCTGCGGCGCTGCGGCGTACGCGCCGGAGGACAACTACCTCGTCAGCTGCGGCTCCTCGCTGGACACGCCCGTGGGCCGGAGGCTCTTCCTCGCCGACGAcggcggctccggctccggcgcgGTCACCCTGACGTCCCCTCGCAGCGCCGCGGTGAAGGCCTCGCCGGACCTGGTGTCCGGCTTCCGCGACGCCGCGCTGTACCAGAACGCCAGGGTCTTCTCCGCGCCTTCATCATACTCGTTCGCCATCAGGCGCCGCGGCCGGCACTTCCTCCGCCTCCACTTCTTCCCCTTCGTGTACCGGAGCTACGACCTCGCCGCCGCGGCCAGGGCGTTCAAGGTGTCCACGCAGGACGCCGTGCTGCTCGAGGACGGCGTCCCGGCGCCCGAGCCCGGCAACGCGTCGACGTCATCGTCGCCCCAGCCGGCGCGCGTGGAGTTCCTCCTGGACGTCGCGCGCGACACGCTCGTGGTCTCGTTCGTGCCGCTCGTCGACGGGGGCATCGCCTTCGTCAACGCCGTCGAGGTCGTCTCCGCGCCCGACGGcctcgtcgccgacgccgccgagTCGTCGACGGGCCGCCCAGAGCCCATCCCCGCCGCGCTGCCGCTGCAGACGGCCTACCGCCTCAACGTGGGCGGCCCGGCCGTCGCGCCCGACGACGACGCGCTCTGGCGAGAGTGGACCACCGACCTGCGATTCCTCTCCCATTCCGTGGCCGACGCGGTGACTCGGGAGGTCCGCTACAACGGGACGCCGAACCGCCTACCCGGGCAAGCGACGGCGACCGACGCGCCGGACGTCGTCTACGCCACGGCGAGGGAGCTCGTGATCAACAGCAGCTCATTCGACGGGCAGAAACAGATGGCGTGGCAGTTCGACGTCGAcgccagctccagctacttcatcagGTTCCACTTCTGCGACATCGTCGGCAAGGCTCCCCACCAGCTCCACATCAACGCCTACGTCGACGACGCCAGTCACGCCACCGTGCTGACGGACCTTGACCTCGCCGCCGTCGGCGATGGTGCGCTGGCGTTCCCGTACTACAAGGACTTCGTGTTGCCTGCTAGCGAAGCCTCCGGGAAACTCGCCGTCCATGTTGGCCCTCTGGCAAATAAGATCGTGATGCCCGCTGCCATCCTCAATGGGATTGAGATCATGAAGATGCACCTGAGCGCCGGCTCTGTCGTCGTCGTCGAGCCGGCGGCGGGGGCAGCCAAGTCGCGTTTCGCCGTCCTTCTTGGCTCCGTGTGCGGACCGCTCGCTTTCGTGTCCATCGCCGTTGCTCTCGCCATTGTCCtcaggaagaagaggaagaaggagggggaggaagaggaggaaagtgATAAGAAGCAGCCGACGCCGACGCAGAGCCAGTCGTCCACGCCATGGATGCCACTCCTCGGCCGCCTCAGCGTTCGCGGCGCCATTGCGTCAGGGTCGTCAAGCTTCACTACTGCCGGTAACACTCCGGGAACCAGCCCCAGGGCTGCCGCCGCGGTGATGCCGAGCTACCGTTTCCCGCTCGCCGTGTTGCAAGACGCGACGCGCAACTTCGACGACAGCCTGATCATCGGAGAGGGAGGGTTCGGCAAGGTGTACGGCGCCGTGCTCCAGGACGGCACTAAGGTCGCCGTGAAGCGCGCGAGCCCGGAGTCGCGGCAGGGCGCGCGGGAGTTCCGCACGGAGATCGAGCTGCTGTCCGGGCTGCGCCACCGCCACCTTGTGTCGCTCGTCGGCTACTGCGACGAGCGGGAGGAGATGATCCTGCTGTACGAGTACATGGAGCACGGCTCGCTGCGGAGCCGGCTGTacggccgcggcggcgcggcgccgcTGAGCTGGGCGCAGCGGCTGGAGGCGTGCGCCGGCGCGGCGAGGGGCCTCCTTTACCTGCACACGGCCGTGGACAAGCCGGTGATCCACCGCGACGTCAAGTCGTCCAACATCCTGCTGGACGGCGACCTCACGGGCAAGGTGGCCGACTTCGGGCTGTCCAAGGCCGGGCCGGTGCTGGACGAGACGCACGTCAGCACGGCGGTGAAGGGCAGCTTCGGGTACGTCGACCCGGAGTACTGCCGGACGAGGCAGCTGACGGCCAAGTCCGACGTGTACTCGCTGGGCGTCGTGCTGCTGGAGGCCGTCTGCGCGCGGCCCGTCGTCGACCCGAGGCTGCCGAAGCCCATGTCGAACCTGGTGGAGTGGGGGCTGCACTGGCAGGGCAGGGGCGAGCTGGAGAAGATCGTGGATCGGCGCATCGCCGccgcggcgaggccggcggcgCTGAGGAAGTACGGCGAGACGGTGGCCAGGTGCCTGGCGGAGCGCGGCGCCGACCGGCCGGCCATGGAGGACGTGGTGTGGAACCTGCAGTTCGTGATGCGGCTGCAGGAGGGTGACGGCCTGGACTTCTCCGACGTGAGCAGCCTCAACATGGTGACAGAGCtcacgccgccacctcgccgtcagAGAAGCGCAGTTGATAGCGACGGCCTGGCCCTCTCCGATGTGAGCAGCCTCAACATGGTTACAGAGCTCACGCCGCCACAAACCGGCAGCGTGGAGGGAGACGGCGTAGCCGACGACGATTTCACCGATGCATCCATGAGAGGGACCTTCTGGCAGATGGTCAATGTCCGCAGCAGATGA